In the genome of Blastocatellia bacterium, one region contains:
- a CDS encoding TIGR03842 family LLM class F420-dependent oxidoreductase — MEFAITFKSDMPCTRIVALARQAEAAGFSHSWFFDSHVLWQDPYPLMTMVAANTERLHMGTCVTNPAVRDATVTASLLATLNRISGGRMDMGIGRGDSSRRVMGKKPTTLERLEETVQVVRDLCAGKKIEYEGREIQMTWADSGVPPVWVAAYGPKALRSAGRVGDGVILQFADPELIKWCLGFVREGAEEAGRDFSKIRVMSAAPVWVSDDLATAREHVRWFPALVSNHVVDLVSRYKPEELPAGLTAYIRDRKGYNYLHHAEVGSSNAEFVTDDIVDRFCLVGPAEAHVRRLRELQEIGVTQFNIYLMSGDEEDTVEVYGREVVPQLNR, encoded by the coding sequence ATGGAATTTGCGATCACCTTCAAATCCGACATGCCCTGCACGCGCATCGTGGCGCTGGCCCGTCAGGCCGAAGCCGCGGGCTTCAGTCATAGCTGGTTCTTCGACTCGCACGTCTTGTGGCAAGACCCTTACCCGCTGATGACGATGGTCGCTGCCAACACCGAGCGCTTGCACATGGGGACATGCGTGACCAACCCGGCGGTGCGCGATGCGACCGTGACGGCGAGCTTGCTGGCGACGCTCAACCGCATATCGGGCGGCCGCATGGACATGGGGATCGGTCGCGGTGACAGCTCGCGCCGCGTCATGGGAAAGAAGCCGACGACGCTTGAGCGGTTGGAAGAGACGGTGCAGGTGGTGCGCGACCTCTGCGCCGGCAAGAAGATCGAATACGAGGGCCGCGAGATTCAAATGACCTGGGCCGACAGCGGCGTGCCGCCCGTTTGGGTCGCGGCTTATGGGCCGAAGGCGCTGCGTTCGGCGGGCCGCGTCGGCGACGGCGTCATTCTGCAATTCGCCGACCCGGAACTGATTAAGTGGTGCCTCGGCTTTGTGCGCGAAGGCGCTGAAGAAGCGGGCCGTGACTTCTCAAAGATTCGCGTGATGAGCGCCGCGCCCGTCTGGGTGTCTGACGATCTGGCGACGGCGCGCGAGCATGTGCGATGGTTCCCTGCGCTGGTGTCGAACCATGTGGTCGATCTGGTGTCGCGCTACAAACCCGAAGAACTGCCCGCCGGCTTGACCGCTTACATACGCGACCGCAAAGGCTATAACTACCTGCACCACGCCGAAGTCGGCAGCTCGAATGCCGAGTTCGTCACCGATGACATCGTGGATCGCTTCTGTCTGGTCGGCCCGGCTGAAGCGCATGTCCGCCGCCTGCGCGAGCTGCAAGAGATTGGCGTGACGCAGTTCAACATCTATCTCATGAGCGGCGACGAAGAAGACACCGTCGAGGTCTATGGGCGCGAGGTCGTGCCGCAACTCAACCGCTAG
- a CDS encoding nuclear transport factor 2 family protein has product MMKMLGFVLILLAAPVAYGQDAQQEIQAKTKKFTEAIVSKDLSVLDQVFEKDATNIYYDINEGPLAGFDRLKRVWTAATTNYSITRFEFSDDMKILVNGDNAVQTGTWTQTQMSKAGQSRDIKGRATVLWRKRDGQWRVWHYHASITPGRMPRPPQ; this is encoded by the coding sequence ATGATGAAGATGCTCGGATTCGTTTTGATTTTGCTGGCCGCGCCGGTCGCGTATGGCCAGGATGCCCAGCAGGAGATTCAGGCTAAAACCAAAAAGTTCACCGAGGCGATTGTTTCAAAAGACCTGTCGGTGCTCGATCAAGTCTTCGAGAAAGACGCGACCAACATCTACTACGACATCAATGAAGGGCCGCTTGCGGGCTTTGATCGCTTGAAGCGCGTCTGGACGGCGGCGACGACTAATTATTCGATCACGCGCTTTGAGTTCAGCGACGACATGAAAATTCTGGTCAACGGTGACAACGCCGTGCAGACAGGCACATGGACGCAGACGCAAATGAGCAAAGCCGGGCAGAGCCGCGATATCAAGGGCCGGGCGACTGTCCTCTGGCGCAAGCGCGATGGCCAGTGGCGCGTCTGGCATTATCACGCCTCGATCACGCCGGGGCGCATGCCGCGCCCACCGCAATAA
- a CDS encoding winged helix DNA-binding domain-containing protein has protein sequence MKNSDIVRLRLANQHLTGTKFDTPTEAVRFMGAVQAQDYAGGLWAVGLRTANATEQMIERALAERAIVRTWPMRRTLHFVAAEDVHWMLELLTPRVIAASVARQHYFGLDESVFVRCRKALTRALAGGKRLRRAGVYERLEAAGISTADGRGLHIVARLALEGLICFGAREGKQPTFALLDEWVPAARRLTRDEALAELARRYFTSHGPATVQDYVWWSGLTTKDARAGIEMAKSHLAQEKSDGQTYWLSPAMTISKAPQPATHLLPPYDEYTVAYKDRSAVLDPSYAKRVNTGNGVFSPAVVVEGQLVGLWTRTLKKDTVVIMPTPFEEFSAAARRAIARAANRYGEFLGVSAVLA, from the coding sequence ATGAAAAACTCTGACATCGTGCGCCTACGATTGGCGAACCAGCACCTCACGGGAACAAAGTTCGACACGCCCACTGAGGCCGTCCGCTTTATGGGCGCGGTTCAGGCTCAAGACTACGCGGGCGGGCTCTGGGCCGTCGGGCTGCGCACCGCCAATGCCACCGAACAGATGATTGAGCGCGCCCTGGCCGAGCGCGCCATCGTTCGCACATGGCCGATGCGCCGCACGCTGCATTTTGTCGCCGCAGAAGACGTACATTGGATGCTTGAGCTGCTGACGCCGCGAGTGATTGCCGCGAGCGTGGCACGCCAGCACTATTTCGGCCTGGATGAAAGCGTCTTTGTGCGCTGCCGCAAGGCGCTGACACGCGCCCTCGCGGGGGGTAAGCGCCTGCGGCGCGCCGGCGTCTACGAGCGATTAGAGGCGGCGGGGATTTCGACCGCCGATGGGCGCGGCCTGCACATCGTGGCGCGGCTGGCGCTCGAAGGCCTGATCTGTTTCGGCGCTCGCGAAGGCAAGCAGCCAACCTTCGCCTTGCTCGACGAGTGGGTGCCTGCGGCCAGGCGGCTGACGCGCGACGAGGCGCTGGCGGAACTGGCGCGCCGCTACTTCACCAGCCACGGCCCGGCCACCGTGCAAGATTATGTCTGGTGGTCGGGGCTGACGACGAAAGACGCGCGAGCCGGCATTGAGATGGCCAAGTCGCACCTCGCGCAAGAGAAGAGTGACGGGCAAACCTACTGGCTATCGCCTGCCATGACAATATCAAAAGCGCCACAGCCCGCGACTCACTTGCTGCCGCCTTATGATGAGTACACGGTCGCTTACAAAGACCGCAGCGCGGTGCTCGACCCGTCGTACGCCAAACGTGTGAACACAGGCAATGGCGTCTTCAGCCCGGCGGTGGTCGTGGAAGGTCAGCTGGTCGGCTTGTGGACGCGCACGCTGAAGAAAGACACGGTGGTGATTATGCCGACGCCTTTTGAAGAATTCAGCGCCGCCGCGCGCCGCGCCATCGCCCGTGCGGCCAATCGTTATGGCGAATTCCTCGGCGTATCCGCCGTCTTGGCGTGA
- a CDS encoding GNAT family N-acetyltransferase: MNEGRQIEVTRTYLQLTSAAELNAAPGPQAPAEIVQVRNCPASFYRYLYAEVGRLYHWTDRLPWTDAEINAHLARAEITLWIMVVEGAPAGYFELERHTDGSIEVAYFGLLQEFLGRGLGKHLLSEAVRRAWQQGATRVWLHTCTLDDPAALPNYLKRGFKPFKEEKYLTTVSAEEEQAGKWRKAT; this comes from the coding sequence ATGAACGAAGGCCGACAGATCGAAGTCACGCGCACCTATTTGCAGCTCACGAGCGCCGCCGAGCTGAACGCCGCGCCCGGCCCGCAAGCGCCCGCCGAGATCGTGCAAGTCCGCAATTGCCCGGCGTCGTTTTATCGCTACCTCTATGCGGAAGTCGGGCGGCTCTATCACTGGACGGATCGTTTGCCGTGGACGGACGCCGAGATCAACGCGCACCTGGCGCGGGCAGAGATCACGCTCTGGATAATGGTTGTCGAAGGCGCGCCGGCGGGCTACTTCGAGCTTGAGCGCCACACGGACGGCTCTATAGAGGTCGCTTACTTCGGACTGCTGCAAGAATTTCTGGGGCGCGGCCTCGGCAAGCATCTGCTGAGCGAAGCCGTCCGACGCGCCTGGCAGCAAGGCGCTACTCGGGTCTGGCTGCACACCTGCACGCTCGACGACCCGGCGGCGCTGCCGAATTATCTCAAGCGCGGCTTCAAGCCCTTTAAAGAAGAAAAATACTTGACGACCGTGTCTGCCGAAGAAGAACAGGCAGGCAAGTGGCGCAAAGCGACCTGA
- a CDS encoding toxin HicA, producing MTIVEALAELRGNETNIRFVRLVAIATAFFGNPRKKGSHYIFKMPWPGDPRINLQSEKGKAKPYQVRQLISALERLKGE from the coding sequence ATGACGATTGTTGAGGCCCTGGCAGAATTGCGGGGTAACGAAACGAACATCCGGTTCGTTCGGCTGGTTGCAATTGCCACGGCGTTTTTTGGCAATCCCCGCAAGAAGGGCAGTCATTACATTTTCAAAATGCCGTGGCCTGGCGACCCGCGCATCAACTTGCAGAGCGAAAAGGGCAAGGCGAAGCCTTACCAGGTTCGTCAACTTATCAGTGCGCTTGAAAGACTCAAGGGGGAATAG
- a CDS encoding type II toxin-antitoxin system HicB family antitoxin, whose product MATKSEHATQAQRYLYSVGWSEPDRAFVARVAEFPSLAAHGDSPEAALQEIRFVVEAVIEDLDQSGERMPEPTGDYEQLVVEVEFEDRCVIFIDAQMERLIQIGMKRTGRSRETIIADALRAGLESRELECWTSLRSNEEVEKRKRA is encoded by the coding sequence ATGGCGACCAAAAGCGAGCATGCAACGCAAGCACAACGTTATCTTTACAGCGTCGGATGGTCAGAGCCAGACCGGGCGTTCGTCGCGCGTGTCGCCGAATTCCCTTCCCTAGCCGCGCATGGCGATAGTCCGGAGGCCGCGTTGCAGGAGATCAGGTTTGTGGTCGAGGCAGTCATTGAAGACCTTGACCAATCCGGTGAACGCATGCCGGAGCCGACCGGAGATTATGAGCAGCTTGTGGTGGAAGTAGAATTCGAGGACCGCTGTGTCATTTTCATCGACGCGCAAATGGAACGATTGATTCAGATAGGGATGAAGAGAACCGGCAGGAGCCGCGAGACAATCATCGCAGACGCACTCCGGGCCGGGCTTGAGAGCAGAGAGCTTGAGTGTTGGACGAGCTTAAGGTCAAATGAGGAAGTAGAAAAGAGGAAAAGAGCGTGA
- a CDS encoding ATP synthase subunit I, with translation MALLEFSALTSGEKGDRETSDADGATPQDDAGGALTDSLAVERRVWNNILAVLACAILVAAIFADLHFLLGLILGGGLALLNYRWLHSSLRAILGTGSTHAPPGTSMKFIVRWLLIATLGWAANRTGYFDAVGILAGLFAPAAAVMIEAAYVTYKTLTRGDGEP, from the coding sequence ATGGCGCTGCTAGAATTTTCAGCTTTGACAAGCGGCGAAAAAGGCGACCGAGAGACAAGCGACGCGGATGGCGCAACGCCGCAAGACGATGCGGGCGGCGCGTTGACCGATTCCCTGGCGGTCGAGCGGCGTGTCTGGAACAACATCCTCGCGGTGCTCGCCTGCGCCATCCTGGTTGCCGCCATCTTTGCCGACCTGCATTTTCTGCTCGGCCTGATTTTGGGCGGCGGGCTGGCATTGTTAAACTACAGATGGCTGCATTCATCGCTGCGGGCGATTCTCGGCACAGGCAGCACGCACGCGCCGCCGGGAACTTCGATGAAATTCATCGTCCGCTGGCTGTTGATCGCGACGCTCGGTTGGGCGGCGAACCGAACAGGTTACTTTGACGCCGTCGGCATCCTCGCCGGTCTGTTTGCGCCGGCAGCGGCGGTGATGATCGAAGCGGCTTACGTGACTTATAAAACGCTGACGCGAGGCGACGGAGAACCATAA
- the atpB gene encoding F0F1 ATP synthase subunit A, whose protein sequence is MLTVLLAFLQEGHAPAGEATTAAGEHATEAVQHTTEAAGPHAEPWIVEQVNHLLGPTVLKIEQAIMPPIYGLFGKTWHAPAAGEPVIAEHVIWAVLAFIIAVGLVLYLRGKLSVDRPSRGQQLLEVTIEQLRGLLDQVIGPYGQRYLPVIGGFAVFILISNLMGQIPGLGAPTENINVTGALGITSFIYYIATGFRQQGLRYLKHFTGGLTGATLWAMGWMIFIVEIVSNTVRPVTLSLRLFVNMFADHKIGEAFLGLVAPFVPIFTIVLGIFVAFVQTFIFIMLSMVYLSETVPHEEHDHEDHGHGRDAVAEAH, encoded by the coding sequence ATGCTGACCGTGCTACTGGCATTCTTACAGGAAGGACACGCGCCGGCAGGCGAAGCGACGACCGCGGCGGGCGAGCATGCCACAGAGGCTGTGCAACACACCACCGAAGCCGCCGGCCCTCACGCCGAGCCGTGGATCGTCGAGCAGGTCAATCATCTGCTTGGCCCCACGGTGCTGAAGATCGAGCAGGCGATCATGCCGCCGATCTATGGGCTTTTTGGCAAGACCTGGCACGCGCCCGCGGCGGGCGAGCCGGTCATTGCCGAGCATGTCATCTGGGCGGTGCTGGCATTTATCATCGCTGTCGGCCTGGTACTGTACCTGCGCGGCAAACTCTCGGTGGATCGCCCATCGCGCGGCCAGCAATTGTTGGAAGTCACCATCGAGCAGCTTCGCGGCCTGCTCGATCAAGTGATCGGCCCTTATGGGCAGCGTTACCTGCCGGTGATCGGCGGCTTTGCGGTCTTCATTCTGATTAGCAATCTGATGGGTCAGATACCGGGGCTCGGCGCGCCGACCGAAAACATCAACGTGACGGGCGCGCTCGGCATCACCTCGTTCATCTACTACATCGCTACGGGCTTCCGTCAACAGGGGCTGCGCTATCTGAAGCACTTCACCGGCGGCCTGACCGGCGCGACGTTGTGGGCGATGGGCTGGATGATCTTCATCGTCGAGATCGTTTCCAACACCGTCAGGCCGGTGACGCTGTCGCTGCGCTTGTTCGTCAATATGTTTGCCGACCATAAGATTGGCGAAGCCTTTCTCGGCCTGGTCGCGCCGTTCGTGCCGATCTTCACCATCGTGCTGGGCATCTTCGTCGCCTTCGTGCAGACGTTCATCTTCATCATGCTGTCGATGGTCTACCTGTCAGAGACCGTGCCGCACGAAGAGCACGACCACGAAGACCACGGCCACGGTCGCGACGCCGTCGCCGAAGCACACTGA
- a CDS encoding ATP synthase F0 subunit C: MIRFKLFVMSALMMLLVVGTAMAQTGGTAPASNGTNLKLLAPFAVGIAAFGGALGDGRAIAGACEGTARNPGAGGRIFTMLLLGLALIETLVLFTFLTLFLV; encoded by the coding sequence ATGATTCGATTCAAACTGTTTGTGATGTCGGCGCTGATGATGCTGCTGGTCGTCGGCACGGCGATGGCGCAGACCGGCGGCACCGCGCCCGCGAGCAACGGCACGAACCTCAAGCTGCTGGCGCCGTTCGCGGTCGGCATTGCGGCGTTCGGCGGCGCGCTCGGCGACGGGCGAGCGATTGCCGGCGCTTGCGAAGGCACGGCGCGCAATCCCGGCGCCGGCGGGCGCATCTTCACGATGTTGCTGCTCGGCCTGGCGCTGATCGAAACGCTCGTGCTATTCACGTTCCTGACCCTGTTCCTCGTGTAA